From Bacillus sp. SM2101, one genomic window encodes:
- a CDS encoding DMT family transporter — MNPSILAYTKIFLAMAIVGSSVVFGKLIISSFPVFLASELRFLVATIILVPFLLLQEKQFPSIRLKDLFILFFQAFTGVFLFNIFMLYGLKYTTAIEAGIITSTLPAVIGLVSFLFLKERLSRTKGLGIIFAVLGVLLINLIDGELGTVNSLLGNLLIFGTVLGETLFITIGKSVSNRFTPLTISTLMSIFGLMMFLPFAIYEAKEFDFSSVGIMDWMNILYFGIVVTVLAFLLMYQGLSTVPASSAGVLTSVIPFSSVILSFLILKEELLVSHLFGMLFVLIAIFFISKDSSGEKFETKSSISQSR, encoded by the coding sequence ATGAATCCATCGATATTGGCATATACAAAGATTTTCTTAGCTATGGCAATTGTGGGAAGCTCAGTGGTTTTTGGGAAACTTATTATTTCAAGTTTTCCAGTTTTTTTAGCATCGGAATTACGATTTCTTGTTGCAACAATCATTCTGGTTCCATTTTTATTGCTACAAGAAAAACAATTTCCATCTATTAGATTAAAAGACTTATTCATTCTATTTTTTCAAGCATTTACAGGAGTATTTTTGTTTAATATTTTTATGCTATACGGTTTAAAATATACGACTGCAATTGAAGCAGGGATCATAACAAGCACTCTCCCAGCAGTGATAGGCTTAGTATCTTTTTTATTCTTAAAAGAAAGACTGTCAAGAACAAAAGGGTTGGGGATTATTTTTGCAGTATTAGGCGTATTGTTGATTAATCTTATAGATGGGGAATTAGGTACCGTCAATTCATTATTAGGAAACCTTTTAATATTTGGAACAGTATTGGGTGAAACATTGTTTATTACAATAGGGAAATCTGTATCTAATAGGTTCACACCCCTTACAATATCAACGTTGATGAGTATTTTTGGTCTTATGATGTTTTTACCATTTGCAATTTATGAAGCTAAAGAATTTGACTTTTCAAGTGTTGGTATAATGGATTGGATGAATATTTTATATTTTGGAATCGTTGTAACGGTACTTGCTTTTCTCTTAATGTATCAAGGTTTATCAACAGTTCCTGCAAGCTCAGCTGGAGTTTTAACAAGTGTAATTCCATTCAGTTCTGTAATCCTTTCCTTTCTAATTTTAAAAGAAGAGCTTTTAGTGTCACATTTGTTTGGGATGTTGTTTGTTTTAATTGCTATTTTCTTTATTTCAAAGGACTCATCCGGTGAGAAATTTGAAACAAAGTCTTCTATTTCTCAATCAAGATAA
- a CDS encoding DUF1304 domain-containing protein, whose protein sequence is MELLAIIFVLIVAFEHIYIMLLEMFFSTSRTAQKAFGVTKDVLEIPKVKILFANQGLYNGFLAAGLIWGLFFVPDSSKIMIQLFFLICVIIASIFGALTANKGIFIKQGTPAILAVIIILFSK, encoded by the coding sequence ATGGAATTATTGGCAATTATTTTTGTTTTGATTGTAGCTTTTGAGCACATATATATCATGCTTCTTGAGATGTTTTTTTCGACAAGTAGAACAGCCCAAAAAGCTTTTGGAGTGACAAAAGATGTACTCGAAATTCCAAAGGTGAAAATTTTATTTGCTAATCAGGGTTTGTATAATGGGTTTCTAGCAGCTGGCTTGATCTGGGGACTATTTTTTGTTCCAGATTCAAGTAAAATTATGATTCAGCTTTTCTTCTTAATTTGTGTGATAATTGCTTCGATATTTGGAGCCCTGACAGCAAATAAAGGAATTTTTATTAAGCAAGGAACTCCTGCAATTTTAGCGGTTATTATCATTCTATTTTCAAAATAA
- a CDS encoding DsbA family protein has product MKRSKNQSSKFLIALPLIIIALISLLIIVNKESQKPGSDMASHPPIENQPTIGHADAPVSIVEFGDFLCPACKSWGEYIYPELKKDYIDTGLVKLSYVNVLFHGEESILASLAAEEVYKNDPQAYWDFHKKLFSEQPEEHVGQWVTIEKILEVAEATTNIDLQQLENDLIEKSTMDEVSIDDNLVKEYEVEMTPSVIINGVMMDNPMDYDAIKKLIEQQLEDN; this is encoded by the coding sequence ATGAAACGCAGTAAAAATCAATCATCAAAATTTCTAATAGCACTTCCTTTAATAATTATTGCCTTGATATCTTTACTTATTATAGTAAATAAAGAGAGTCAAAAACCTGGTAGTGATATGGCTTCACACCCACCTATTGAGAATCAACCTACTATAGGACATGCTGATGCACCAGTTTCTATTGTTGAGTTTGGAGATTTTTTGTGTCCGGCTTGTAAGAGCTGGGGAGAGTATATTTACCCAGAATTAAAGAAGGATTATATTGATACGGGTTTAGTAAAATTATCTTATGTAAATGTGTTATTCCATGGGGAAGAATCAATTCTAGCTTCACTTGCTGCCGAAGAAGTATATAAGAATGACCCACAAGCATACTGGGATTTTCATAAGAAATTGTTTAGTGAACAACCTGAAGAGCATGTAGGACAATGGGTTACGATAGAGAAAATTCTTGAAGTTGCCGAAGCCACAACAAATATCGACTTACAACAATTAGAGAATGATTTAATTGAAAAGTCAACAATGGATGAAGTAAGTATTGACGATAATTTAGTGAAAGAATATGAAGTTGAAATGACTCCATCGGTTATTATAAACGGGGTTATGATGGACAATCCTATGGATTATGATGCAATAAAGAAATTAATAGAACAACAACTAGAGGACAATTAA
- a CDS encoding disulfide oxidoreductase — translation MKDSSREGSGQFFLYGAWLVSLIATFGSLYFSEIREFIPCELCWYQRILMYPLTLILGIGTYQNDISVKKFVLPMSILGFCISLLHYLEQKIPGFGGIKPCVNGVPCSNEYINWFGFITIPFLALVAFTLITLLLLLGSKKYKK, via the coding sequence ATGAAGGATTCCAGTAGAGAAGGTAGCGGTCAATTCTTCCTATATGGTGCATGGCTAGTTTCTTTAATAGCGACCTTTGGAAGTCTATATTTTAGTGAGATTAGAGAGTTTATTCCTTGTGAGCTGTGTTGGTATCAACGAATATTAATGTACCCACTAACTCTAATATTAGGTATCGGTACTTATCAAAATGATATAAGTGTAAAAAAATTTGTTCTTCCGATGTCAATTTTAGGATTTTGTATTTCTCTTCTACATTATTTAGAACAGAAGATACCTGGTTTTGGTGGAATAAAGCCATGTGTTAACGGTGTTCCTTGTAGTAATGAGTATATTAATTGGTTTGGCTTTATTACGATTCCTTTTTTAGCTTTAGTTGCTTTTACTTTAATCACATTATTGCTTTTGTTAGGGTCAAAAAAATATAAAAAATAG